The following coding sequences are from one bacterium window:
- a CDS encoding UvrD-helicase domain-containing protein → MLDTERMLAGLNPPQRQAVLHGEGPLLILAGAGSGKTRVITCRVAHLVGTRGVDPRSIVALTFTNKAAAEMRERAEQLLGHALGGAYLGTFHSFGLRLLRANAVAAGLQPDFVVYDTADQQAIVRKAMKEVGLEESGTTPRKILSIISSYKNGLVDVDEAEGAAKFPNERMDAACYRIYEEALRRAGALDFDDLLVRPARLFAARPEILERYARRIEWLLVDEYQDTNPLQYRIVRQLTTLRRNLCCVGDEDQSIYAFRGADIRNILDFGRDFPEATIVKLEQNYRSTGNILAAASAVIGHNKRRHAKTLWTSGSQGAKVRVHTASNDREEADFVVGRMQELAREEGTPLDQMAVLYRTNSLSRLLEDRLLARRVAYRVVGSLRFYDRKEIKDLLAWLRLVVHPGSDQDFLRAAQTPPRGIGEKTLEELGERAKAKGIPLHDAAVEAAADEAVPQRTRKALDAFLGTIHDLADLSKTISTVASVQSAIDALDYLEYLRKAHPNDHDGREENIGSFLAAAREHDEGGAPDGMAGFLDRVSLRSDTDDVQGERGGVSLMTVHSAKGLEFDVVFVVGLNEDLFPHLLSADDPEAIEEERRLLYVAMTRARKRLTLTLARERRPFGKPTAAQPSRFLDELPEEIVHATESAAAAWAGPAPRANGYGAPPFFGATARPSFPAAPPTRPAGVAAPRGERVVERDGEAPEFRPGVRVRHPMFGAGMVMSAEGAGRSLRLTIRFDRAGMKKIMAAATALTIED, encoded by the coding sequence ATGCTGGACACGGAACGGATGTTGGCCGGGCTCAACCCGCCGCAGCGGCAGGCGGTGCTCCACGGCGAGGGGCCGCTGCTGATCTTGGCCGGCGCCGGTTCGGGGAAGACGCGGGTCATCACCTGCCGCGTCGCGCATCTCGTCGGGACGCGCGGCGTCGATCCGCGCTCGATCGTCGCCCTGACGTTCACGAACAAGGCCGCGGCGGAGATGCGCGAGCGCGCCGAGCAACTGCTCGGGCACGCGCTCGGCGGGGCCTACCTCGGGACGTTCCACTCGTTCGGCCTGCGCCTGCTCCGCGCCAACGCCGTAGCCGCCGGGCTGCAGCCCGACTTCGTCGTCTACGACACCGCCGACCAGCAGGCGATCGTGCGCAAGGCGATGAAGGAGGTCGGCCTCGAGGAGAGCGGGACGACGCCGCGCAAGATCCTCTCGATCATCTCCTCCTACAAGAACGGCCTCGTGGACGTGGACGAAGCCGAAGGGGCGGCGAAGTTCCCGAACGAGCGGATGGACGCCGCCTGCTACCGGATCTACGAGGAGGCGCTGCGGCGCGCCGGCGCGCTCGACTTCGACGACCTGCTCGTCCGGCCCGCGCGGCTCTTCGCCGCCCGCCCCGAGATCCTCGAGCGCTACGCGCGGCGGATCGAGTGGCTGCTGGTGGACGAGTACCAGGACACCAACCCGCTGCAGTACAGGATCGTCCGCCAGCTGACGACGCTGCGGCGCAACCTCTGCTGCGTCGGCGACGAGGACCAGTCGATCTACGCCTTCCGCGGCGCCGACATCCGCAACATCCTCGACTTCGGGCGCGACTTCCCCGAGGCGACGATCGTCAAGCTCGAGCAGAACTACCGCTCGACCGGGAACATCCTCGCCGCGGCTTCGGCCGTGATCGGGCACAACAAGCGCCGCCACGCCAAGACGCTCTGGACGTCCGGTTCCCAAGGGGCGAAGGTCCGCGTCCACACCGCGTCCAACGACCGCGAGGAGGCCGACTTCGTCGTGGGGCGGATGCAGGAGCTGGCCCGCGAGGAAGGGACGCCGCTCGACCAGATGGCCGTGCTCTACCGCACGAACTCCTTGTCGCGGCTGCTCGAGGACCGGCTGCTGGCGCGGCGCGTCGCCTACCGCGTCGTCGGGTCGCTCCGCTTCTACGACCGCAAGGAGATCAAGGACCTCCTCGCCTGGCTGCGGCTGGTCGTCCATCCCGGTTCGGACCAGGACTTCCTCCGCGCCGCGCAGACCCCGCCGCGCGGGATCGGCGAGAAGACGCTCGAGGAGCTGGGCGAGCGCGCGAAGGCGAAGGGGATCCCGCTCCACGACGCGGCCGTCGAGGCCGCGGCGGACGAGGCCGTCCCCCAGCGGACCCGCAAGGCGCTCGACGCGTTCCTGGGGACGATCCACGACCTCGCCGACCTCTCCAAGACGATCTCCACCGTCGCCTCCGTGCAGTCCGCGATCGACGCGCTCGACTATCTCGAGTACCTGCGCAAGGCGCACCCGAACGACCACGACGGGCGCGAGGAGAACATCGGCTCGTTCCTCGCCGCGGCGCGGGAGCACGACGAAGGAGGCGCGCCCGACGGCATGGCGGGATTCCTCGACCGGGTCTCCCTCCGTTCCGACACCGACGACGTGCAGGGGGAGCGCGGCGGCGTCTCGCTGATGACGGTCCACTCCGCCAAGGGGCTGGAGTTCGACGTCGTCTTCGTCGTCGGGCTCAACGAGGACCTCTTCCCCCACCTGCTGTCGGCCGACGATCCGGAGGCGATCGAGGAGGAACGGCGGCTGCTCTACGTGGCGATGACGCGGGCGCGGAAGCGCCTGACGCTGACGCTGGCCCGCGAGCGCCGGCCGTTCGGCAAGCCGACCGCGGCGCAGCCGTCCCGCTTCCTCGACGAGCTGCCGGAGGAGATCGTCCACGCCACGGAAAGCGCCGCCGCGGCCTGGGCCGGTCCCGCGCCCCGCGCGAACGGGTACGGCGCGCCGCCGTTCTTCGGCGCGACGGCGAGGCCCTCGTTCCCCGCGGCGCCGCCGACGCGTCCCGCCGGCGTCGCCGCCCCGCGCGGCGAGCGGGTCGTCGAGCGGGACGGCGAGGCGCCGGAGTTCCGTCCCGGCGTCCGCGTGCGCCATCCGATGTTCGGCGCCGGCATGGTGATGTCGGCCGAAGGCGCCGGACGGTCGCTGCGGCTGACGATCCGCTTCGACCGCGCGGGAATGAAGAAGATCATGGCCGCGGCGACGGCGCTGACGATCGAGGACTGA
- the purF gene encoding amidophosphoribosyltransferase yields the protein MCGFIGLIGTDAPVREVHDGLLAIQHRGQDAAGIVAYDGRFHLRKGAGLVGDVFTPEAMAGVQGELALGHVRYPTIGSGGIEDAQPFVATHPFGIAMAHNGNLSNYDEVRDHLLRRARRHLMSQCDVEAILNVFADALFRASAGGPFTPEMYRAAVAEVHETVHGAYSVVGFVAGYGLFAFRDPYGIKPICFGKRTRRDGKTVYAVASESVVLEGLGYQVEARPRPGEALLIKNDGEVIWEQITPPTFRPCVFEFVYFARPDSELDGISVYRARERMGRALGRKVRRLGIQADAVVPVPESARAAAYSLSLELGWPFREALVKNRYVGRTFIMPGDEQRKKSVRAKLNVIASEVRGRSVLLVDDSIVRGTTSRQIIEMVREAGASKVYLASTAPPLRHPCVYGIDMSTRREFVARDRDEAEIARVLGADAVVYQDLEDLIASVRDESPSPLETTCTACFSGIYPTGDVDERSLELIEAERLEAESAG from the coding sequence ATGTGCGGCTTCATCGGGTTGATCGGCACCGACGCGCCGGTGCGCGAGGTCCACGACGGCCTTCTGGCCATTCAGCACCGCGGACAGGACGCCGCCGGGATCGTCGCGTACGACGGCCGCTTCCATCTGCGCAAGGGGGCGGGGCTCGTCGGCGACGTCTTCACCCCCGAGGCGATGGCCGGCGTGCAGGGCGAGCTGGCGCTGGGGCACGTGCGCTACCCGACGATCGGCTCCGGCGGGATCGAGGACGCGCAGCCGTTCGTGGCCACGCACCCGTTCGGGATCGCGATGGCGCACAACGGCAACCTCTCCAACTACGACGAGGTCCGCGACCATCTGCTGCGGCGCGCGCGGCGCCACCTGATGTCGCAGTGCGACGTCGAGGCCATCCTCAACGTGTTCGCGGACGCGCTCTTCCGCGCGTCGGCCGGCGGGCCGTTCACGCCGGAGATGTACCGCGCGGCGGTGGCCGAGGTCCACGAGACGGTCCACGGCGCCTATTCCGTCGTCGGCTTCGTCGCCGGGTACGGGCTGTTCGCCTTCCGCGATCCGTACGGAATCAAGCCGATCTGTTTCGGCAAGCGGACGCGGCGCGACGGCAAGACGGTCTACGCCGTCGCCTCGGAGAGCGTCGTCCTCGAGGGGCTCGGCTACCAGGTCGAGGCCCGGCCGCGCCCCGGCGAGGCGCTGCTGATCAAGAACGACGGCGAGGTCATCTGGGAGCAGATCACGCCGCCGACCTTCCGGCCCTGCGTCTTCGAGTTCGTCTACTTCGCGCGTCCCGACAGCGAGCTCGACGGGATCAGCGTCTACCGCGCCCGCGAGCGGATGGGGCGGGCGCTGGGGCGCAAGGTCCGCCGTCTGGGCATCCAGGCGGACGCCGTCGTTCCGGTGCCGGAGTCGGCGCGCGCGGCGGCCTACTCGTTGTCGCTCGAGCTGGGATGGCCGTTCCGCGAGGCGCTGGTCAAGAACCGCTACGTCGGGCGGACGTTCATCATGCCGGGGGACGAGCAGCGGAAGAAGTCGGTGCGCGCCAAGCTCAACGTGATCGCCTCCGAAGTCCGCGGCCGCTCGGTCCTGCTGGTGGACGACTCGATCGTCCGCGGCACCACCTCCCGCCAGATCATCGAGATGGTGCGCGAGGCCGGCGCCTCGAAGGTCTACCTCGCCTCGACCGCGCCGCCGCTGCGCCACCCCTGCGTCTACGGCATCGACATGTCCACGCGGCGGGAGTTCGTCGCGCGGGACCGCGACGAGGCGGAGATCGCCCGGGTTCTCGGGGCGGACGCCGTCGTCTACCAGGACCTCGAGGACCTCATCGCGTCGGTGCGCGACGAGTCTCCCTCGCCGCTCGAAACGACCTGCACCGCCTGCTTCTCGGGGATCTACCCCACCGGCGACGTCGACGAGCGGTCGCTGGAACTGATCGAGGCCGAGCGGCTCGAGGCCGAGTCCGCGGGGTAG
- a CDS encoding transcriptional repressor, which translates to MAVRVDENLCSAGFRPTRQRRAVFEALAAAGPCHPTAEEVFTSVRVVMPHISLATVYKALESLAAAGLAQKFGCGQGSARFDARTDEHYHAVCRRCGAVHDVEPVPAASRALRALGLPLARVDDVRVQFIGECHSCRGKQPPAAPTLDH; encoded by the coding sequence ATGGCCGTGCGGGTGGATGAAAACCTTTGCAGCGCCGGCTTTCGGCCGACCCGCCAGCGGCGGGCCGTCTTCGAGGCGCTGGCGGCGGCCGGGCCCTGCCATCCGACCGCGGAAGAGGTCTTTACGTCCGTCCGGGTCGTGATGCCGCACATTAGTCTGGCCACCGTCTACAAAGCGCTGGAATCGCTCGCCGCCGCCGGGCTGGCCCAGAAGTTCGGCTGCGGTCAAGGGTCGGCGCGGTTCGACGCGCGGACCGACGAGCACTACCACGCCGTCTGCCGTCGCTGCGGCGCGGTCCACGACGTCGAGCCGGTTCCGGCGGCCAGCCGCGCCCTCCGCGCGCTCGGGCTGCCGCTCGCCCGCGTGGACGACGTCCGGGTGCAGTTCATCGGGGAATGCCATTCCTGCCGCGGGAAACAGCCCCCCGCCGCCCCGACGCTCGATCACTGA
- a CDS encoding L,D-transpeptidase — MDLHALSAQSRPRPRRHRGLRWTVAVTVACLAALAGWTGYRVAAGKTTPPRFTRESAESARRALRAAHGDRWAPAASRSAERAFMDAALEWRRQETSFVVFRNYDDARRLFAQADDKLRQATRVAEEMRSDERGRAERAIAKARQIVGGTDAIADAIGLGRYEGMLLQKCKIGVDEAERLFKIEEYEKAAQRAELAALQSGRVTDRAAELVARFSDPQLVRKWRGMIDDTVAWSRRTGGTAFVVSKEAHEMTVYVRGKAVETLKVELGSNSVRDKLHAGDNATPEGRYKVVSKIAASRYERALLLDYPNAEDRQRFAAARLHGELPRGVSPGGLIEVHGGGGRGKDWTNGCVAVTDREMDRVFARASVGTPVTIVGSDGAAGTFTNVVRMQKMAAGATGGARAAE, encoded by the coding sequence ATGGATCTTCACGCTCTGTCTGCCCAGTCGCGCCCCCGTCCGCGTCGCCATCGCGGTCTGCGCTGGACCGTCGCCGTCACCGTCGCCTGCCTGGCCGCCCTCGCGGGCTGGACCGGCTACCGCGTCGCCGCCGGCAAGACGACCCCGCCGCGGTTCACCAGGGAGTCGGCGGAATCGGCGCGCCGCGCGCTGCGCGCCGCGCACGGCGACCGCTGGGCCCCGGCCGCGTCGCGGTCGGCCGAGCGCGCCTTCATGGACGCGGCGCTGGAATGGCGGCGTCAGGAGACGTCGTTCGTGGTGTTCCGGAACTACGACGACGCCCGGCGCCTCTTCGCGCAGGCGGACGACAAGCTGCGGCAGGCGACCCGCGTCGCCGAGGAGATGCGCAGCGACGAGCGGGGCCGAGCCGAGCGGGCCATCGCCAAGGCGCGGCAGATCGTCGGCGGCACCGACGCGATCGCCGACGCGATCGGGCTCGGCCGCTACGAGGGGATGCTCCTCCAGAAGTGCAAGATCGGCGTCGACGAGGCCGAGCGGCTGTTCAAGATCGAGGAATACGAGAAGGCCGCGCAGCGGGCGGAGCTGGCCGCGCTGCAGTCCGGCCGCGTGACCGACCGCGCCGCCGAGCTCGTCGCCCGCTTCTCCGACCCGCAGCTCGTGCGGAAGTGGCGGGGGATGATCGACGACACGGTCGCCTGGTCGCGTCGGACCGGCGGAACGGCGTTCGTCGTCTCCAAGGAAGCGCACGAGATGACGGTCTACGTGCGGGGCAAGGCGGTCGAGACGCTGAAGGTGGAGCTCGGGTCGAACTCCGTCCGCGACAAGCTCCACGCCGGCGACAACGCGACCCCCGAAGGCCGCTACAAGGTCGTCTCGAAGATCGCCGCCTCCCGCTACGAGCGCGCGCTGCTGCTCGACTACCCCAACGCGGAGGACCGCCAGCGGTTCGCCGCGGCGCGCCTGCACGGCGAGCTGCCCCGGGGCGTTTCGCCCGGCGGCCTGATCGAGGTGCACGGCGGCGGCGGACGCGGCAAGGACTGGACCAACGGCTGCGTCGCCGTGACCGACCGAGAGATGGACAGAGTGTTCGCCCGCGCCAGCGTCGGGACGCCGGTCACGATCGTCGGCAGCGACGGCGCGGCGGGAACGTTCACCAACGTGGTGCGGATGCAGAAGATGGCCGCCGGCGCGACCGGCGGCGCGAGGGCCGCCGAATGA
- a CDS encoding L,D-transpeptidase gives MTTFTDAARLEDPLSRRRRRRRVPLWLKLLLTLFVLVLLVAGAAGALAYGTGYRYEKMPIAKIAPPDDMPEAEADLAGYAAKLRKDSAAMEAQLAKFAPKETYVVVDQTLNRLYLRREGETILEAKCSAGSGMVLKENPGKGKGRQWVFDTPRGVYKVLERVEKPVWTKPAWALIEEGKIPTKAEDFAEEGTLGEYALKLGHGYMIHGTLYERLLGRSVTHGCIRLGRDDLRVVWKETKIGTPVYIY, from the coding sequence ATGACGACGTTCACGGACGCGGCGCGGCTGGAGGATCCTCTCTCCCGGCGGCGGCGCCGCCGCAGAGTTCCGCTCTGGCTGAAGCTGCTCCTGACGCTTTTCGTCCTCGTGTTGCTCGTCGCCGGCGCCGCGGGCGCCTTGGCCTACGGCACCGGCTACCGCTACGAGAAGATGCCGATCGCCAAGATCGCCCCGCCGGACGACATGCCGGAGGCGGAGGCCGACCTGGCCGGCTACGCGGCGAAGCTCCGCAAGGACAGCGCCGCCATGGAGGCGCAGCTCGCCAAGTTCGCCCCCAAGGAGACCTACGTCGTCGTCGATCAGACGCTGAACCGCCTCTATCTGCGGCGGGAAGGGGAGACGATCCTCGAGGCGAAGTGCTCCGCCGGCTCGGGAATGGTGCTCAAGGAGAACCCGGGCAAGGGGAAGGGCCGGCAGTGGGTCTTCGACACCCCGCGCGGCGTCTACAAGGTTCTGGAGCGGGTGGAGAAGCCCGTTTGGACGAAGCCGGCGTGGGCGCTGATCGAGGAAGGGAAGATCCCGACCAAGGCCGAGGACTTCGCCGAAGAGGGAACTCTCGGCGAGTACGCGCTCAAGCTCGGGCACGGCTACATGATCCACGGGACGCTCTACGAACGCCTTCTCGGGCGGAGCGTGACGCACGGCTGCATCCGGCTCGGCCGCGACGACCTGCGGGTGGTGTGGAAGGAAACGAAGATCGGCACGCCGGTCTACATCTACTGA
- a CDS encoding DUF3857 domain-containing protein — MKWYALARPVAAAAALCAALAASPAEAAKARELVFTSGWPAVSDQEITIKEIPFAPGAPAVVLLDARQEEWCQRGPTWVHRQLFFRRLKVLTEEGARRFAEYTLRVPAAVRADALDARTLLPGGTPIDAKDFIRRAPAPGGAQTISVAFPRVQPGAILEISFAVLADIESGFGVEPFAIQGPLPKLEARFVYLPMAGLKWSTAFSGVPRELSQPTDVALGGVRHAFVWSFTNVPALPDEPFSPPAADAGMMMYVVPLSFHGDMTASQPLVGAVPRSGGAVHNSEAYDIAKDWTSWSALERDRWNTWSDRKNAQIRALGAAAAAGPATAQDKAEAVRRALAARVRVEVASYARINDDADDALAAGRVSTAEFAGLARVALREAGVSSTIAATRRRSDGRMPLDFPVPPLFDDAILLVDVGGSPTFWAPASGLPVGALPTELRGVAAMPLDGAATRPLTTPAPAAGDNRAARTTKGTLDASGTIVAQTTITPSKGGAGDWRIWLRGATDDAARRAVAAEYLRPLLPAAEVTAVSAVNLDDESKELQIVVEWKAERAAKLEGATLRLKPALFAPLRSADWAAAGRATTVVLGDPRDETDVVTLQLPEGVASAKTVPALRMPTSSYGAFEGSCDSWSGKVVMRRHVRVDAAEFPASAWSGVRTWYGRIAQFDDADIVVELPKK, encoded by the coding sequence ATGAAGTGGTACGCCTTGGCGCGGCCCGTCGCGGCCGCGGCGGCGCTCTGCGCCGCGCTGGCCGCGTCGCCGGCCGAAGCCGCGAAAGCGCGCGAGCTGGTCTTCACGAGCGGCTGGCCCGCCGTCTCCGATCAGGAAATCACGATCAAGGAGATCCCGTTCGCCCCCGGCGCGCCGGCCGTCGTGCTGCTCGACGCGCGCCAGGAGGAGTGGTGCCAGCGCGGCCCGACGTGGGTCCATCGGCAGCTGTTCTTCCGCCGGCTGAAGGTTCTCACCGAGGAGGGGGCGCGCCGCTTCGCCGAGTACACGCTCCGCGTGCCGGCGGCGGTCCGCGCCGACGCGTTGGACGCGCGGACGCTCCTTCCCGGCGGAACGCCGATCGACGCCAAGGATTTCATCCGGCGCGCGCCCGCGCCCGGCGGCGCGCAGACGATCAGCGTCGCGTTCCCGCGGGTCCAGCCCGGCGCGATCCTCGAGATCAGCTTCGCCGTTCTCGCCGACATCGAATCCGGCTTCGGCGTCGAGCCGTTCGCGATCCAGGGGCCGCTGCCCAAGCTCGAGGCGCGCTTCGTCTACCTGCCGATGGCCGGGCTGAAGTGGAGCACCGCCTTCAGCGGCGTGCCCCGGGAACTCTCGCAGCCGACGGACGTGGCGCTCGGCGGCGTGCGGCACGCGTTCGTGTGGTCGTTCACCAACGTCCCCGCGCTTCCCGACGAGCCGTTCAGCCCGCCCGCCGCGGACGCGGGGATGATGATGTACGTGGTCCCGCTCTCCTTCCACGGCGACATGACCGCCTCGCAGCCCCTCGTCGGAGCCGTGCCGAGATCGGGCGGCGCCGTCCACAACAGCGAAGCCTACGACATCGCCAAGGACTGGACGTCGTGGTCGGCGCTCGAACGCGATCGCTGGAACACGTGGTCCGACCGGAAGAACGCCCAGATCCGCGCTCTCGGCGCCGCGGCGGCCGCGGGGCCGGCGACCGCGCAGGACAAGGCGGAAGCGGTGCGCCGCGCGCTCGCGGCGCGCGTCCGGGTCGAGGTCGCTTCGTACGCGCGGATCAACGACGACGCCGACGACGCGTTGGCCGCCGGCCGGGTCAGCACGGCGGAGTTCGCCGGCCTGGCCCGGGTCGCGCTGCGCGAGGCCGGCGTTTCGTCGACGATCGCCGCGACCCGCCGTCGCTCGGACGGCCGCATGCCGCTGGACTTCCCCGTGCCGCCGCTCTTCGACGACGCGATCCTGCTCGTGGACGTCGGCGGAAGTCCGACGTTCTGGGCGCCCGCCTCGGGGCTGCCCGTCGGCGCGCTCCCGACCGAACTGCGGGGGGTGGCCGCGATGCCCCTCGACGGCGCGGCGACAAGGCCGTTGACCACGCCGGCCCCGGCCGCCGGCGACAACCGCGCGGCGCGGACGACGAAGGGGACGCTCGACGCCTCCGGCACGATCGTCGCGCAGACGACGATCACGCCTTCCAAGGGCGGCGCCGGCGACTGGCGCATCTGGCTGCGCGGCGCGACGGACGACGCGGCGCGCCGGGCCGTGGCCGCCGAGTACCTCCGCCCGCTCCTTCCGGCGGCGGAAGTGACGGCGGTCTCCGCGGTCAATCTGGACGACGAATCGAAGGAACTGCAGATCGTCGTCGAGTGGAAAGCGGAGCGCGCCGCGAAGCTCGAGGGCGCGACGCTGCGGTTGAAGCCGGCGCTCTTCGCGCCGTTGCGTTCGGCCGATTGGGCCGCGGCGGGGCGCGCGACGACCGTCGTCCTCGGCGACCCGCGGGACGAAACCGACGTCGTCACGCTGCAGCTTCCGGAGGGCGTCGCCTCCGCCAAGACGGTTCCGGCGCTGCGGATGCCGACGAGCTCCTACGGCGCGTTCGAGGGATCGTGCGACAGCTGGTCCGGCAAGGTCGTGATGCGCCGCCACGTCCGCGTCGATGCGGCGGAGTTCCCGGCGTCGGCGTGGAGCGGCGTCCGGACTTGGTACGGCCGGATCGCCCAGTTCGACGACGCGGACATCGTCGTCGAGCTGCCCAAGAAGTAG
- the metG gene encoding methionine--tRNA ligase, which produces MSQRTFFVTTPIYYVNDQPHIGHAYTTIVADALARFHRLAGDDVYFLTGTDEHGQKIQRSAAAKGIAPKQLADEVVANYRGLWPRLDVSNDDLIRTTEERHKKGVAALFAQIRRESPDAIYKGSYRGWYCTGCEAFYPENQLVDGKCPDQGHPVEEVEETSWFFRLSAYAEPLLKLYAERPEFVQPGTRLNEVRSFVEQGLKDLSISRSVEKVAWGIPFPGDPEQTVYVWFDALANYLSALGFGREGEAALYDRYWEARDDRTVLHLVGKDILRFHAVYWPAFLMAAKLPLPTTVFGHGWWLKDEAKMSKSLGNVVRPGQLLEDFGTDALRWFLLREIPLGQDGSFSDEALLERTNADLANNIGNLFSRVAALVAKRPEGKVPDVAPLADETLDAAAAAARAAYADSFARHDPAGALRALTEWADALNKFLVRREPWRRAGREDECDGVLRAAAGQLAHLALRLHPAMPAAAARLWATLGLPDDPGALTKPGEDLFARTDWPVGGAAVRAGEAVFPRLDKKLILGAAAAAPAKKKDTQKMTEEAKPAPAPAPAAAPAAPAAELIEYDDFAKVKLRVAKVLVAEKHPNADKLLRLEIDLGDEKRQIVAGIAKTYAPEDLVGKTIIVVANLKPAKLRGLESQGMLLAATSPDGVTRVLTVDEIIPAGSRVS; this is translated from the coding sequence ATGAGCCAGCGAACGTTCTTCGTCACCACGCCGATCTACTACGTCAACGACCAGCCGCACATCGGCCACGCCTACACGACGATCGTGGCCGACGCGCTGGCGCGCTTCCACCGCCTCGCCGGCGACGACGTCTACTTCCTCACCGGCACCGACGAGCACGGGCAGAAGATCCAGCGCAGCGCGGCGGCCAAGGGGATCGCGCCGAAGCAGCTGGCCGACGAGGTCGTGGCGAACTACCGCGGCCTCTGGCCGCGCCTCGACGTGAGCAACGACGACCTGATCCGCACGACGGAGGAGCGGCACAAGAAGGGCGTGGCGGCGCTCTTCGCGCAGATCCGCCGCGAGAGCCCGGACGCGATCTACAAGGGGAGCTACCGCGGCTGGTACTGCACCGGCTGCGAGGCGTTCTATCCCGAGAACCAGCTCGTTGACGGCAAGTGCCCCGACCAAGGGCACCCGGTGGAGGAGGTCGAGGAGACGTCGTGGTTCTTCCGCCTCTCCGCCTACGCCGAGCCGCTGCTGAAGCTCTACGCCGAGCGGCCGGAGTTCGTGCAGCCGGGGACGCGCCTCAACGAGGTCCGCTCGTTCGTCGAGCAGGGGCTCAAGGACCTGTCGATCTCCCGCAGCGTGGAGAAGGTCGCGTGGGGGATCCCGTTCCCCGGCGATCCGGAGCAGACGGTCTACGTCTGGTTCGACGCGCTGGCCAACTACCTCTCGGCGCTCGGCTTCGGGCGCGAGGGGGAGGCGGCGCTCTACGACCGCTACTGGGAAGCGCGCGACGACCGCACCGTGCTCCACCTCGTCGGCAAGGACATCCTCCGCTTCCACGCCGTCTACTGGCCGGCGTTCCTGATGGCCGCCAAGCTGCCGCTGCCGACGACGGTCTTCGGCCACGGCTGGTGGCTGAAGGACGAGGCGAAGATGTCGAAGTCGCTCGGCAACGTCGTCCGTCCGGGGCAGCTGCTGGAGGACTTCGGGACGGACGCGCTGCGCTGGTTCCTGCTGCGCGAGATCCCGCTCGGGCAGGACGGCTCCTTCTCCGACGAGGCGCTGCTCGAGCGGACGAACGCCGACCTCGCCAACAACATCGGCAACCTCTTCTCGCGCGTCGCCGCGCTCGTCGCCAAGCGGCCGGAGGGGAAGGTGCCGGACGTCGCGCCGCTCGCCGACGAGACGCTCGACGCGGCGGCGGCCGCGGCCCGCGCCGCGTACGCCGACAGCTTCGCGCGGCACGATCCCGCCGGCGCGCTGCGCGCCCTCACCGAGTGGGCCGACGCGCTCAACAAGTTCCTCGTGCGGCGCGAGCCGTGGCGCCGCGCCGGACGCGAGGACGAGTGCGACGGCGTCCTGCGCGCCGCGGCGGGGCAGCTCGCGCATCTCGCGCTGCGCCTCCATCCGGCGATGCCGGCGGCGGCGGCGCGGCTTTGGGCGACGCTCGGCCTGCCGGACGACCCCGGCGCATTGACGAAGCCCGGCGAGGACCTCTTCGCGAGGACCGACTGGCCGGTCGGCGGCGCAGCCGTGCGCGCCGGCGAGGCGGTCTTCCCGCGCCTCGACAAGAAGCTGATCCTGGGCGCGGCCGCGGCCGCGCCGGCCAAGAAGAAGGACACGCAGAAGATGACCGAAGAAGCCAAGCCCGCCCCGGCCCCCGCGCCGGCCGCCGCCCCCGCCGCCCCCGCGGCCGAACTGATCGAATACGACGACTTCGCCAAGGTGAAGCTGCGCGTGGCCAAGGTCCTCGTCGCGGAGAAGCACCCGAACGCCGACAAGCTGCTGCGGCTCGAGATCGACCTCGGCGACGAGAAGCGGCAGATCGTCGCCGGCATCGCCAAGACCTACGCCCCCGAGGATCTCGTCGGCAAGACGATCATCGTCGTGGCCAACCTCAAGCCGGCCAAGCTGCGCGGCTTGGAGTCGCAGGGGATGCTCCTCGCGGCGACGAGCCCCGACGGCGTGACCCGCGTGCTGACGGTGGACGAGATCATACCGGCCGGATCGCGCGTCTCCTGA